Proteins from one Staphylococcus sp. IVB6214 genomic window:
- a CDS encoding phosphoglycerate dehydrogenase produces MLVVSLMRLGEEESALQEQFPDVTFQFYKYPGELPSEIQKDMDVLISYHGAVDAALIDAAPNLKWIAWYATGVNSLPLEKLRERNILLTNGKGVHAQQLSEWLFAFILDDYKQLKAVYDEQQQKIYNHKRTGGTLENTTMMFFGTGVIPQRAAQIAKVFGMRTIGLNTSGHAVENFDETYAIDERKAVLNQADIIVNVLPETKDTQDLLKVSDFEAMQESALFINLGRGSVVSTETLVHVLKEKYIRAAYLDVFEEEPLKPDSPLYTLDNVVLTSHITGNGASNKIKATHIFKKNLTHFLNKKPLIENEVDLSKGY; encoded by the coding sequence ATGTTAGTTGTAAGCTTAATGCGTTTAGGGGAGGAAGAGTCAGCATTACAAGAACAATTTCCCGATGTTACATTCCAATTTTATAAATATCCAGGTGAATTACCTTCAGAAATACAAAAAGACATGGATGTTTTGATTTCATACCATGGTGCAGTCGATGCGGCACTTATTGATGCAGCACCCAACCTTAAATGGATTGCATGGTATGCAACGGGTGTCAACAGCTTACCTTTGGAGAAGTTACGAGAACGTAATATTTTGCTGACGAATGGTAAGGGTGTACATGCACAACAGTTAAGTGAATGGTTATTTGCTTTTATATTAGATGACTACAAACAGTTAAAAGCAGTATATGATGAACAACAGCAAAAAATATATAATCATAAAAGGACAGGGGGTACGTTAGAAAATACGACAATGATGTTTTTCGGGACAGGTGTGATTCCACAACGGGCAGCACAAATTGCGAAAGTATTTGGTATGCGCACAATTGGGCTCAATACATCTGGACATGCAGTTGAAAACTTTGATGAAACGTATGCTATCGATGAAAGAAAGGCAGTTTTGAATCAAGCGGATATTATTGTGAATGTCCTACCTGAAACGAAAGATACACAGGATCTGTTAAAAGTCTCGGATTTTGAAGCGATGCAAGAAAGTGCACTTTTCATTAATTTAGGTAGGGGATCTGTTGTAAGTACAGAAACTTTGGTACATGTTTTAAAAGAGAAATATATTCGGGCAGCTTACCTTGATGTTTTTGAAGAGGAGCCTCTCAAACCAGATTCTCCACTGTATACGCTAGACAATGTGGTATTAACGAGTCATATAACCGGAAACGGGGCTAGCAATAAAATAAAAGCGACCCATATCTTCAAGAAAAATCTCACACATTTTCTCAATAAGAAGCCTCTAATTGAGAATGAAGTTGATTTAAGTAAGGGATATTAG
- the perR gene encoding peroxide-responsive transcriptional repressor PerR: MQADLETQQQHEHQLEESIASLRKAGVRITPQRQAILKFLIKVDTHPTADEIYQSLSPDFPNISVATIYNNLKVFKKIGIVKELTYGDASSRFDFDTHNHYHVICEKCGKIVDFHYPLLSEVEQLAQHVTNFNVSHHRMEIYGICESCQQSEENKS; encoded by the coding sequence ATGCAAGCAGATTTGGAAACACAACAACAACATGAGCATCAATTGGAAGAATCAATTGCTTCATTAAGAAAAGCAGGTGTTCGTATCACACCACAGCGACAAGCAATTCTAAAGTTTCTGATCAAGGTTGACACACACCCAACTGCTGACGAGATTTATCAGTCTTTATCACCTGATTTTCCTAATATTAGTGTTGCAACGATATATAATAATTTAAAAGTCTTCAAAAAAATAGGGATTGTCAAAGAGCTTACATATGGAGATGCATCAAGTCGCTTCGATTTTGATACGCACAATCACTATCATGTGATTTGTGAAAAGTGTGGTAAAATTGTTGACTTTCATTATCCATTATTGAGTGAAGTTGAACAGTTAGCACAACACGTGACCAATTTTAATGTATCACACCATCGTATGGAAATTTATGGCATTTGTGAATCATGTCAGCAATCAGAAGAAAACAAATCTTAA
- a CDS encoding glutamate-1-semialdehyde 2,1-aminomutase produces MEFTKSEQLQQQSNEYILGGVNSPSRSYKAVGGGAPVVMKSGKGAYLYDVDGNQYIDYLQAYGPIITGHAHPHITKAIQEQAALGVLYGTPTELEIEFAKKLREAIPSLEKMRFVNSGTEAVMTTIRVARAYTGRNKIIKFAGCYHGHSDLVLVAAGSGPSQLGSPDSAGVPQSVAQEVITVPFNNIDAFKEAMDHWGEQVAGVLVEPIVGNFGMVEPQPGFLEQVNDITHEHGGLVIYDEVITAFRFHYGAAQDLLGVYPDLTAFGKIVGGALPIGGYGGRQDIMEQVAPLGPAYQAGTMAGNPLSMKAGIALLEVLEQDGVYEHLDHLGEKLEKGLQASIDKYQVKATINRVKGALTVYFTDEKVTHYEQADQSDGEVFAKFFKLMLKQGINLAPSKYEAWFLTTEHTEADIDKTLAAADYAFQQL; encoded by the coding sequence ATGGAGTTTACAAAAAGCGAGCAATTACAACAACAATCTAACGAATATATTCTAGGTGGTGTCAACTCTCCTTCTAGATCCTATAAAGCAGTCGGAGGCGGTGCACCTGTCGTAATGAAGTCTGGTAAAGGTGCCTATTTGTATGATGTCGATGGAAACCAATATATCGATTATCTACAAGCATACGGCCCGATCATCACTGGTCATGCACACCCACATATTACAAAAGCAATTCAAGAACAAGCTGCTCTTGGCGTTTTATATGGTACGCCGACAGAACTAGAAATCGAATTCGCTAAAAAGTTACGTGAAGCGATCCCTTCTCTTGAAAAAATGCGTTTTGTTAATTCTGGTACAGAGGCCGTAATGACAACGATTCGTGTCGCTCGTGCCTATACAGGTCGCAATAAAATTATCAAATTTGCAGGCTGCTATCACGGTCATTCAGACTTAGTCCTTGTTGCTGCAGGAAGTGGCCCTTCTCAGTTAGGTTCTCCTGATTCTGCTGGTGTCCCACAAAGTGTTGCACAAGAAGTCATAACTGTTCCATTTAATAATATCGATGCTTTTAAAGAAGCGATGGATCACTGGGGTGAACAGGTCGCAGGTGTTCTCGTCGAACCGATTGTCGGTAACTTTGGTATGGTAGAGCCACAACCTGGCTTTTTAGAACAAGTGAATGACATTACACACGAACATGGTGGACTCGTTATTTATGATGAAGTCATTACAGCTTTCCGTTTCCATTACGGTGCAGCACAAGACTTATTAGGTGTTTACCCTGACTTAACTGCATTCGGTAAAATTGTTGGTGGTGCCTTGCCAATCGGTGGATACGGCGGCCGACAAGACATCATGGAACAAGTGGCGCCACTCGGACCGGCCTATCAAGCTGGAACAATGGCAGGTAACCCACTCTCAATGAAAGCAGGAATTGCCTTACTAGAAGTATTGGAACAAGACGGTGTCTATGAACATCTCGATCACTTAGGTGAAAAATTAGAAAAAGGCTTACAAGCATCAATTGACAAATATCAAGTTAAAGCAACAATTAACCGTGTTAAAGGTGCCTTAACAGTGTATTTCACCGATGAAAAAGTGACACACTATGAACAAGCAGATCAATCTGATGGTGAAGTTTTCGCGAAGTTTTTCAAATTAATGCTAAAACAAGGGATTAACTTAGCACCTTCAAAATACGAAGCTTGGTTCTTAACAACAGAGCATACGGAAGCAGATATCGATAAGACACTTGCTGCTGCGGATTACGCTTTCCAACAATTATAA
- the bcp gene encoding thioredoxin-dependent thiol peroxidase: protein MLQKGMPFPEFTLKNQDGEVLSKETLKGKKAIVYFYPRDNTPTCTTEACDFRDNLSYFNDLNVEVYGISGDSQRKHQNFINKHQLNFDLLVDEEYELSEAVGVYQLKKSFGKESMGIVRTTFVLDEAGTILEVIEKVKVKEQIAQLKEILEG, encoded by the coding sequence ATGTTACAAAAAGGTATGCCATTTCCAGAGTTTACACTTAAGAACCAAGATGGAGAAGTTTTATCAAAAGAGACATTGAAAGGTAAGAAGGCAATTGTGTATTTCTATCCAAGAGACAATACACCAACATGTACAACAGAAGCTTGTGATTTTAGAGATAATCTTTCATATTTTAATGATTTGAATGTAGAAGTGTATGGAATTAGTGGAGATTCACAACGCAAACATCAAAATTTCATTAACAAACATCAATTGAATTTTGACTTGTTAGTCGATGAAGAATATGAATTATCAGAAGCAGTCGGCGTTTATCAATTGAAAAAATCGTTTGGCAAAGAATCAATGGGGATCGTGAGAACGACTTTTGTATTAGATGAAGCAGGAACTATTTTAGAAGTTATTGAAAAAGTTAAAGTCAAAGAACAGATCGCACAGCTAAAAGAGATATTGGAGGGGTAG